CAGACGGAAGTcttcagggccaggctgtgttCCAGAGCCCATCACTCCATGCCTTATCCTCACCACACCCTCTGCCATCCtgggattttgcttttttatcaGCCTGCATTGCTTGGTGCAAACTTGCTATagctgatgccttgtgaaggctgacctagagcAGAGAttagacagagttaaagaataaagtaggtatttattaagaGGACAGATCCACCGTGTGCAGCACAACCCAACAGATCCATGCAGCACAAcccaaaatggccacaaaatgGACCACAGATCTCAgggtctcacacttttataagttttggtccattaaCATATTGTCCAATTGCAACTTTAGcccatgaagtcccatccttcttgttttctctcttcagtccaccactgtttatgctcttgggcctgagatctgGATCAGCTGTGCTTGGGTCCTCAGCTAAAGAAGCAATTGTTTTGGCTACCTACTCTGTGAAAAGAGCTTACTACCCCCTCATATGAAGCCTACACTTAAATAATAAAGCAGagcagaatgtgaaaaatataaaagctaaaacctgaggcatcagagCAGCAACAAGATCCCTCCTACACAGAGTCATAAACCCTCTCTGCATCCTCCCCAGGGTCATACgctgccaggccaggagccCAAAAAGTTAAGCAAGGGGGAGGCACAAAGTCCTGTCCCTGAGGACAGGCCTCTCCAGACACCTGTATGTCCAGCTATCCAGCAGGACACTCAGCTTTGCAGACAAAGCCGTGGAGGTCGTGCCAGGTGCCACGCTGATCATAAGCCAGCAATGAGCCCTTGCCACTAATGGTGCTCTGGACTGCTTTAGGAGTTTTGCCAGCAGGACAAAGGAGCTGATCCTTTATCTGGAGCACTGCATTCAGTTCTGAGCTCCCCAGTCCAAGACAGCTGCACGTGCTGGACAGAGTCCAGCAAAGTGCCATGAAGATCATCAGGCGACTGAAGCATCTCTCCTTGGAAGATAGGCTGAGCAAGCTGGGatggttcagcctggagaataGAAGGTTTGGAGAGGATCTGATCAATGTTGAAAAAGGCCTGAACCTAAAAGGTCCTAAAAAGGATGCTGTAAAgaagatggagccaggctctttccAGCAGTGTCCTGTGACAGGAGAAAGAATATTGAAGAGCAGATTGGGCATGATTCTGGTAAGTGGCTCCAGCTGTCTCTGCTGAGCCAGAAAACAAGATGACAtccagagatcccttccaagcTCAACctttgtgtgattctgtgaaagaatTTATGCCAAGAATCTGGtctaataatttcattttggagatattaaataggaaaataagGAAGGTAGCACAGTTCTGCTTTACTTATGCTTGTTAGTCATCTGCAGGACACATGCTGGAATGCATGATACAAGTCCAGTTTCTGCTACTAGGTAAATGACTGAAATCTAGGACTGCTAGGAAAGACTCAAAGCCATTATGCTACAGAATAaatgctttctttctcttctgctgattctttttctgttgaaatTCTTCGGTCTTCTCAACCTTACTTTTTACTTCCCAATGTTGTCCTTGTTTTCAATGATAAAAACCAcaacctttaaaataatttattcacaAGTAACAAAATCacaaaacacaagaaagaaGCCAAATCTTCCCTCTGCTTGATCCTTCCTCCAAGCCATTTTCTTCATGTTCTTCTTCTCTAACAGATGAGTCATGTTTTCAGGCTATCTGCTCCATAGTAATCTTCTTCCCTTTACAGTGTCTTTAGACTTTTTCTCCAGTCAGGACGATAGTCCAATCTTTCCATAAAATGCCAGGGTACTGTATGACCAGCTCAAAATTATGTCCTCCAAATGgagtaaacaaaataaaatatgcatgtAGTATGCAAATTAAACAAAATCCATAACCTGAACTAATGCATTCTAATCTAATTAAATAATGCTAGCTAttatggatttaaaaaaaaaaaaaaagagagagggagaaaagtaATGGCCTATGGATTTTCTAATAACTGAATGCCATAATTATGCATCAGgaaatattcatatatatataaaagataaGTCtaataaaaagtttaaaatatacAAACAGGAATCGAGCCATCCACATGTATTCAACAACCTTTTAAAAAGCTGTCTAGCTGGTACTTTTGAGTTTCAAAAATTAGGAGGTTGGTCCACATGATTTAAACGGTCAGTCAACAGTGTGTATATTTTCATTAATGTAACCTTATCTACTTCCTCAAGCAAGTGCACTGCCAGTACCACAAATATAGTGTCCTTTTTCAGCATTTACAATGTATAATAAGAATGTAAATAGATTTTTTGTATATTTGTATGactaaactttaaaaatgtgttaatCATAAAAGGCTTTTGTTCCTGTTGTGCAGACTGCATGACAATGCTGACAATGGTACTGCCATGTTTGCTGTGTACTGTATATACTGTATTTAGGAGCATATGGAAACATCACTAAGTTGTTTCTATTGCACTGAAACAGTAATTTCAACAGATTAGTCCTTTCCCTTGGTACAACCCTATGTCTTGCTGCTTATCATCCTTTTAAGCATATAAACCAGCAGTGCATAATTGACTTCTTAATCTTTTAACAATTAACTCTCAATACAGACAGCAAATACACTTTGTTCCAAAATAGCGTGTTCTTTCACTCACATGCTCCAAGGCAGCTGCAAGGCAAGGAGCTGCAGATCTGGGGACCTGTGACATGCAGGTGACAGAAAGGAGTCTTTCCCTGTGTGTCCAGGCCCACAGTCACCTGCAACACACTTGAGGTGTGGAGCTTCAAGAGAACATCTGCTTTGACTAAACAAACGTTTTCGGATAACCCATGCAACCTTCCTGCaaggggcacacaggggcagaaATTATCTGATTGCATACAGGACATTAATCAGCATACACAGGAAAAAAGGTTGGTAAGCAAAGGCTTTCCTTTGTCATTCAGATACTGGAAAAAGAACTGGGTATAAAATTGGCTGAATATTGGCTTCTatttaaagataatttcttattttccatAACACAATGTCCCGTGCATGCATCAGAAATCAATTCAGAGATataattttgtttgcttgcatTAAAATTTTCTGAAGCTCTGCTTCAATCAGAGAAACATCTCTGTCTATTCATACTAATTATATGGTGATcttcaaaattcagattttgctgCCTATTGATTAGATTGCTTTCAGCAAAGGTAGCATGTTGTTTCACTGAAACAAAGCTGATGGATTACTTGGAAGACAGAATTCTTACCATAATTCTTGGTAAACATTTGGGCTCTCTGTATTTAGATTCCTTCCCTGTTTGTCATTATTCATGTGGTTgccagaaaataatgaaaaatagtcCATTGTGTATTTTGATACTACTGACTACTtccttttgaattttatttcattttctaaaaagGTAGTTAAGAATACCtaataaatactttaaaatatcagTTCTCATTAAAAGGAGATGTTTTCAATCCTTGTGATTGCAGAGGaacagctgaaaagaaaaaaataaatggacaAAGAAAGCAGAGAGAGTAAGTAAACAAAACCCTGCTTTTGCCTGCTTTCTGACTCTATGGGACAAAAAAGCCATGACAAACCAAACCTAGTGAGTTTGGTGACCCATTTCAAttaattaaattgaaattttgtGCTTACAAATTTCAAAGCAGAGGTTGTGTGACAATCGCTCAAAACACTAAGtcttttaaaatactatttccGTCTTGCAGAGCTCATATGAAAGAAAGTCTTGTAAGCAGATTTAAGGTCATCATAGCATGAACTATGAGGGCAGTTacagaaattctgtttctcAGGTATTTCAGAGACATCTCAGGTGGCCTAGAGAGCTAGGACATGAAGGCATAGAGGCCAACACACGGGGCTGTTCACATTCCCCTGGGGCTGGAGAACATCTCTGCATAGTCTTGCTGAACCTTTAAACCACTGAATGATTTTTGTGCTATTGCTCTCTCCAGTACATTCCTTGTCTCCCAGAGCTACCCTTCTTGTGCGAGTAAAGCTGCAGACATGTCGTAGCCTGTGTCTCAGGTGGCAGCTCTCTGgtcctgctttccttttctctaaCAGAATAATGCCCCATCAGAACCAGGCAAAGAGAAAGGGAGTTCCAACTGAGAAGAGCTGGCAGTCAGTTTCCATTGGATTAATACTTCTTTGGCATAGAATGCTCTCAACAGATAAACAGATTAGGACTAAGGATTGGAAATAACCAGACTGCACATTAATTAAAATCAGGCTAAAGGAATTAATCGAGTTATTTTAAGATAATTGATCAAATGCTCTTTCCAAGACTTCAGAGTAAATTTACCAAAGACAACATGAGAAAATATCTTGGAGCATCcaaggctggatggagctctgagcaacctggtccagcGTGAGGTGGTCCTTGACAGGGAGGCTGAAattaggtcccttccaacccaaaccctctatgattctgtaattctttatGGACTTATTGGACTAAGTTTATTTCTGACcatgctgaaataaaaatctcaatACATGTGCAAAAAAAACTCCACTTCATGGAAACTTGGTGAAAATAATGCAAACAAGAGAAAACACAATAAGATTTCATACTTTGACAGACAGcctctaaaaaacccaaatgcaccaaacaaccaaaccatGCTGGAACTTGACGGTAACTTAGTAACCTGATATTGTGAGAAAGATACAAAAGGTTTGGTTAGAATGCAAGTTAAACATGCGTTTAATTCCTCCTTGGAAACAACTGGTTTGCATTTACAgtgtgtgaattttttttcaaaagtgttTTGAATTTGTCTAAATTtgagaaaacatttcctttttctgagcaGCCCCTTCATTTGGAGTGTAATTTAACTTCCTGTGCATGTACTTTTGTGAATGCTTTGGAGAAACCTTTCAAGCAATAACCAAAAGCAAGCTTGGTTATATTGCCAGAATACTGCAGTCAAAAGCAAGCATCAGGCTTTTCATTCCAGGCATACAGCAGGTGACAACAGTGTGactcctgcagtgcagctggcTGTAGGACTGTAATCTCTCTCAGAGAGATGCACGCTCTTTCACAATAGTCACTCTTTCCTaaaattcattccttttctatatgttctatatttttccctttaattttctttattttctgctccATAAACATTATTTTGAGCAAACAATTCTAAAACAAGGGCCTTTCCAATCACATTCAAGTGTGAAAAGAGTGAACCAAAACTAATCCTGACACAGCTCTGAGGactaaaatttttttccctgtagcctgcttatttttccctctatttttattttgagttcTTACTTATACACCATGATTATTTTGGTAATAGAAGTAATATAAGAATGCTAAAAGAAAGCTAGGGCTGAAACCTAGTCTAACATTATCATCCCTTTTACTTATTTTCTCTTAACATTATTTGTTTATTGGTTCAGTTTATGAAGTCTGCCAATTGGACTTTGCCTGGAGCTAAATTTACTGGTTGATTCATTTCAGTGAATCTTGCATACTTGCATGTGGCAAAGAAAGCTGAGCAAAGGTTTCCAAGTCGTAGATAAGCCATGGCACTCAGGAGGTCTTCTGTTTGTGCCCTTGGCCATTAAATAACAACATTGTGAGAAAGGCAGAAAGGCAGTAAAGGAGCCATGTGAGCTAAAACAGAGGGTCTTTTAATGGCACATCTATTGGAAGAATAAACTTGCAGCTACTTCAATTGTTTCTTAGCATAGAAAGATGAGACATTTGATCAGAGAGGTAACACAGTGTAATCAAGAAGATTTCAAGGTAACTAAAAATGTCTCTTTACAAATTGAAGACTTCAGAAATGGATGGGTTTAGAATTTTTGTTTAGAACATTAAAACATTGTACCTCACATGCTTTAACTTCATTTGTATGTTTATGTGCAATTAATGCCACGATGCTTTAATTTCTAAGCTGCTCTTTTACCAATACATTTCATATACTTTATGATACATACAAGATCCTGCTTTCTGCAAGAATTCCCCTGAATTTTACAAGTATATTCATTGAATATtgtttaaaatgtaaacaagCTTGAGGAATATAACAAAAGTTCAGCTTGTCAGTAAGATAGTTCTAAACTACAGGGTGGAGGTCATCCCATTTAGAAAAGCTTCTCAGATTGCTGAAGTGTTCCTGAATCCTAGATTGTCACATAAgacatttcaaatatttgtagTAATCATGGCTGAAACTTTAAAAAGGAGACTGGTCAATGCTATCTATATTATGTTCAAAGGATTTTGTATGATCTTCAAAACTTCTCCCCTATGACTGTTTGAAAATACGACAATTAATTTTTGCCTGAAATACCTTAcagaattaattaataattGTTATGCTATAAATGTTGTTTTCCAAACATCagtttgtgtttgtgcacaATTTTTTTTGAGACTGCAGGATGctattgtaaataatgtaaacAATATAAATATTGCAAAGTTATTATTCACCATTTATTCCAAATGCCAGAAAATCCTATGGTGAAAACTGGATACTTCAGTAGATGAAGAAGTTTCAGAGTATGGTGCCTGCAATTTGTGTATGTTCAGTCTGTTGATCAGACTGTTCAAACTTTTGGTCTCAAATGGTCTCAGATTCTCTCACACCAGAAAACACAACTTAGGCAGCAAAGAACAACATTTGGTACATTTTACAGGTGTATGGTACATAACATACTTTCATGCTACACGTCTGATAGTCTATGTCTGGCATGTttgttttcacctttttttaGGATTTGCCATGGGACAGTAAAAAAATCTAGACATAGTTTTGATTACAAGTTAAAAATCCTGCACAATCCTTTATTTACTCTTAACTCCCTTCTTCTCTTTTGTGGGTCTTTTTATTCTAGTAAATCCCAATAAGGTATTTCTAACAGTTCTCAAATTAACTGCTGGAATTGTAAGTACCTTGTTAACTTTCATTCTATGTCATAAAATTCAGtgtaaattattaaaatgcatgTATTGTATATGTCTGAGATGACTAAATCTATTATTGCCCAGCTCCAAGCATGTTATGCACGTGGATTTCAACAGTTGCTGGAGGAATATTGGTGCTGTGTGTCTCTCTGAAGATCTTTCTCCCCTATTTCTGGGCAGACCTGATCTATTTCTTGAGACGGAAGAGGTCAAAGGCAACAGTAAAAAAGTGGGCAAAAAATGGAATTCTCTCCATAACTGACCTTTTCAGGCaatcagtggaaaaaaacccccacaagcCATTCCTTATCTATGAAGGGACGGTGTACACTTATCAGGATGTGGAGAGGAGGAGTAACAGGGTAGCACAGGCCTTCCTGCACTATGGGAATCTGAGAAAAGGCGACACTGTGGCCCTGCTGATGGGTAATGGACCTGACTTCATCCATGTGTGGTTCGGGCTAGCCAAGCTGGGCTTAGTCGTGGCCTTTCTCAACGTCAATATCCGCTCACGATCTCTCCTGCACTGCATTAATACATGCGCAGCAAAAGCTCTGGTCATAGGAGAAGGTAAGTTCTTTGTGGTGTTTCACTTACTGCTCACTTTCTGCTGTTTCCTGCTTTTATCAAACATAGGAAATCAGAGCCCTTCAGAGCTGCAAGTtctttatatatacacacacttaaaagaggggaagaaaaggaggggaaaaattaaggaaagaaagagacagTGTTGTctaaaaaggagagaaaagagacaaTGTCTACATTTCAAGAGTATAAATCCCATGCAATTAATTAGTAGAATTAAAAGCTTAAATCTGAAATTCTCCAAGGACAAGGCATCAGCAGCAATAATCATGCATCAGCAAGAAAACAGCCTTGGAAGATACTTTAGCctaatttcatttccatttttatttatttatttatgtggcTTATATAAAACTTCACTTACTACAGGAAGACACAGATTCCCTTTGTAGTTGTGATTTCCTTCAGGTCAAAATACCTGCATAAAAATTTATGTTACTTTATAACTACTTTAAATAGCAATCCCAAGGTAGCATTGCTTGAAGCAAAGATTACAGTGCAAGGAGCTGCAATTTCATCTCTGTTTATGGCACATTATGCAATACTAGGCAATTTATGCATATTCTACTCctgttttttcatcttttgtaCAGGTTGGCAGTAGTACCATAATTCCATATGAATCTGTGAGGGTTTGCTATTTGGTATATGCACCAAATTTTGGAACAAATGTGATTAAATTAAATCTTATATACTAGCATCATCAACTAAGTTAATGGTGTTTtatcaattaaaattaaagccACATGAGAAATATAGGGAAATTGAACATCATGATGATTTTTTCACTGTCCAGTATGCAGGTTAGCCCACCTATGCCTGTGGTAGGTTTATACAGTGGTATGATATATCATTTCAATGCCAGTAATCAGGTCTGcagttgtatttattttaaaaattaccacgtgttttttgtttgttttaacttGGCAGATTTTTTAGGATCAATAGAGAAAGAATTTGTTTTGAATGTCTTGGAAAATAATGTTGCTGTCTGGCTGATGAGCGCCAGTTCTCCTTTCCAGCATGTTCACACCCTACCAGACAAACTAGACAAGGTGCCTGATCATCCTGTTCCGTCTCATCTTGGAGCTGTCACTGACACAGGAAACACAGCTCTGCATATCTTCACATCGGGAAGTACAGGTGAGGATGTGTGCTAACAAAGTACAGCTGCACCTCTGAAAATTAAGGCAGTATAAATTAAGCAAAAAGacacaaaaccacagaactTGAATTTCCAAATCAAGACAGGGAGGATTGATTTATTTAGAAGCACAGTACACTTTGAAGTGTTTTTGAAATTACACAGGAGTGTAATTTCAGTTACTGAACTTCTACATAAATACCCCATggctgaaattaatttcttgaatATAAAGCAAACAAAGTCAGTCTCTAAGAGTTGCTCAGAAAGGAAGAACAGTGGAACCTCTGCTTCTGATTTTGAAATAGGAGTTAATTTTAGAGTGGAAGAATGGGGAAATCCATCCACTAGTCAATCCAAACAACTTCATAGAAGTTAATTGTATTGCAAGTAGAAGCTGAGTGACGCAGTGGCTCTCCAGAGGTTTTCCCATTCTCACTTTCTGGCAAGGGAAACCTGTATGTGTATTTGACCTGCACATGCCTGTGAAGGGCGTGGACTTTGTCCCACAAATGGAACAGACATGGCAGGGCAGTTGGGAATACATTTTACAttatcccttccaaccctaactACTCTATAATTCTATGTTTAAATGGAATTACAGGCAGAAAGAGTGAAGGAGCTGAGAGGCTAAGGGGATATACTCATAAAACAGCAAAGCATAGGACAAAGACTCAGAAGAAGAGAATTCTCCCTGTACATTCCCAGCATAATTCTACTTCAGCAAAATTATTAATGCATGCAGTACATTTGTAGTTATTTGCTCTTTCCCTTTGACAGGTTTCCCAAAAGCTGCTATCATCACTCACCGCAGGACTCTGGCTGCCTCCTTGGCATTGACTCAGTGTGGTGCAGTTTCTCAGGATATTATATATGTCACTCTTCCCTTGTACCACATCAGTGCTTCTCTTCTTGGCATCAGTGGATGCATTCAGTTAGGTAATATTAACCTTCTAGTGGAGTTTCATTAACTTGACAAGGCTATAACATATTAATATTAGGTGAATAACTGCTTGGGAACTCAAATATTACGTTTACCAAAAATCTTTTGTAATTTTATCCTTTTCATCACCTCCCCCATTTGTGGACAATATCTAAGGTATATACATAGTTTTTGAAGCTTAGAACAGACACTAATAATTGTATAAATCCAGCATAAAATGACTTGAGGTCTGTGTATGGTTAGCATCACTGCATATATTCTGTAGGTTTAACCTGAAATCATCCTCCTACCCTATGCCAAAAGTCTGTAAAGGCATTCACACAGGCATCTGTGGTTGATTTTTAGTGTCAGAAGATACAAATGCATTGTGGAAGCTCAACCTTCTGAATAAGATTGACTAAATGTATTGTGGAGCTTTTTCAGTCTCTTATTTGAATAAGACCTACAGAGTTAGATTCATCATCTTaaagtgaaaaatgtgaaaaaggacaaaatctCCCCTTCTAAATTTGATAATGGGAGTTATTTGTAGAGAGCTATCAACCAGATATTTGCCAGGTACATCCTCCTTTTCAATCATTAGAGTATTGCCTAGATGCTGGGTTTTGGCACGCTAAGTATATAACTGGAGTGCTTTAAAAGACATTTCACTGCTTTGTTTATTCAGGAACAAGGCAGGCAGGCATGCTGGCTCACAGTAACTGCTAGCAAGACTGCTTCTGCCTAACAGAAACACAAAGGGGATGGGAAAATGAGTGTATGAAGAGGTTTGAGGCTATGAATTTTCTTGGGACAGAAAATGTAGGGTAATGTCTTTCTTAGGTGTTTAGATAGAGATCTGGGAGTCTGGGATTAGAATGACAAAGCTTTGAGGAGGGTGAGGCTGAAGAGCTCTGAAAGGTTTCAAGATCAGGGACGAACAGGCAAGATGGGAAAAGTGGAATAGAAGGTATTCAAAATTTGGAAGGCCCTGGGAAACATCACACAGGACAAACACGACTtgggcaaaaagaaaattttgaaaagatAGAAATTTGTAAATTTTTGACTGACAACACTTAGGAAGGGATAGGGTGGCAGATATGAGAGGGTAGAATGAAGTGGCTTTTGAAATTGAAAGCTCTAAAAGAACATCA
This genomic window from Zonotrichia leucophrys gambelii isolate GWCS_2022_RI chromosome Z, RI_Zleu_2.0, whole genome shotgun sequence contains:
- the LOC135460117 gene encoding long-chain fatty acid transport protein 6-like; the encoded protein is MKIIRRLKHLSLEDRLSKLGWFSLENRRFGEDLINVEKGLNLKGPKKDAVKKMEPGSFQQCPVTGERILKSRLGMILIFLPYFWADLIYFLRRKRSKATVKKWAKNGILSITDLFRQSVEKNPHKPFLIYEGTVYTYQDVERRSNRVAQAFLHYGNLRKGDTVALLMGNGPDFIHVWFGLAKLGLVVAFLNVNIRSRSLLHCINTCAAKALVIGEDFLGSIEKEFVLNVLENNVAVWLMSASSPFQHVHTLPDKLDKVPDHPVPSHLGAVTDTGNTALHIFTSGSTGFPKAAIITHRRTLAASLALTQCGAVSQDIIYVTLPLYHISASLLGISGCIQLGATCVLKRKFSAREFWNDCRKYNVTMFLYIGELCRYLCNQPCKEEDRVHEVRIALGNGIRPSVWKEFLMRFGPVKIFEFYGSTEGSLSFLNYTNKIGAVGRAGIFSKFLHSFELLKYDVWKQELIKDENGRCKKAPIGKPGLLVFQVTEDSPFSGYVGNKEASEKKLLRNVFVEGDVYLDTGDLLVMDEDGFLYLTDRVGDTFRWKEENVATLEVADVIGMMDFVQEVNVYGVSVKNYEGRTGMAAIVLKRYHNFNGDRLYKHVEAFLPSYAQPRFVRIDVMQTAATFKHQKTHLANEGFNPEIISEPLYFMYEPAHSYIPLTREKYQKVVSGEIHL